AGCCGTCTACTGTAGATAGGTTCGTAATCCAGAACTGTGACCTCCGAGAAGTTGAATCTATGTCCTTCAGCATGAACGTGTGCAGCGAGAGCCGTTCCCTGTGTTATGTGAGATTTTTctgcatcatttttatgttgtatTATCCTCTCCTGTAGTAGTTGCTTTGTCTGGCCTATGTAGCATtttgtgcagttattgcattctattttataaacaatttcTGATTGCTGTAAAATTGGTGTTCTTTCTTTTAgttttgtgtaaaatttcatcttATTATTGAGAACATTATAGAATGCTGCAGCACCATTGTATTCGCGGAAAATTCTTTCAATCTTATATGACAATGTAGGATAAAATActagtttgaaatattttgtgctcTGTGATGTGCTCACCGTCTCTACGTCTGTGTCGATGTTCGATCTGATAGTACGTTTAGCTCTATTGTAGATGTTTATACAGGTTTTTATGTAGTATGTTGGATAGTTGTTCTGTTTCAGGATTTCAGTCACTTTATTCAAGTTATTTATTCTATATTCCTCATCGCTCAGAGAAACCGctctatttatcaaatttccTGCTATATTCCTCTTTTGCGAGAAGCTGTGATTGGAATGGAAATTTACGCATCTACCTGTGTCCATCGGCTTCATGTACCAATTTGTTCTCAATCTATTACAGTGAGAGAGATACCATCAAGCGAAGAGAGATCAAAAAGATTTTTAATAACAGCGCCATTcgaaaagaaagaagaaatgtACAAGTCCGACTTTTGGCCTGCAGGAGTGGGCATCAAAAGATTCGACTACGCCAAACATAAAGATATGATGAATCAAGAGATGTTTCGCAACTAATGCGGAAACAAAAAGCCCCAAACCTGTAAGTTCAATCAGTATTGTTCATCAAAACGTGCAGTCTATATCAAATGCAATTGACAGAATTGAAGAAGcagtcaaaaaaattcaaaactgcaAAATAATAAGCATAACTGAACACTGGCAGACAAAGGATGAATTGGAGCATTTCTCAATAAATAATTTCTGCCTGGCATCTAAATATTGCAGAAAGAATGGATATGGAGGAACAGCTATCTATGTTCATAAATCATATAAAACATCAGAGGGAACAAGTCTAATCAATCTCTCACTTGAAGGAGATTTTGAATGTGCAGCTGTGGATTGCCAAGTAGgatcaagaaaaattttgataatctCTATATATAGAACACCGGACGGTAACGTTGGCATTTTCTTAGATAGAATGGAAGAACTACTAATGCAAGCTAATAGACCTCAGCAGGAAATCATCATAACAGGTGATTTCAATATTGATATGATGACAGAAAATTTAACAAAATCCAGATTCTCAAATCTAATGAAGTCTTTCAACTTACATCAAACTATAAATGAATATACACGAATAACGAATACATCCAAGTCCTGCATAGATAATATATTCACTAACATTGAAAATTGGACATCAAGAACAATAGAATTTCATATATCTGACCACAAAGCACAGGAACTATGCATCACCAACACAAATCCCACAGTACAACAGCTGAAAGAAAGTAGATATTTCGATGAAAGATCGAAATCGGAGTTCATCGCAAGAATAAGAGAGCAAGACTGGGCATTTATTTACGAGGAAGAAGGAAACGACATTAATAGAAATTGGCAAAGCTTTCTGAATACTTTTCAGTCTATTTTCTACGAATGCTTCCCACTAAAAAAGaagacaagaaaaaaaaagaaaacacctTCGAACGAGGAGATCGACACATGCAAAAACCAACTAGATATATTACTGATGTTGAACAGAAAGAATTCTATCTATAAAGATCTATACAATAAGACCAAGTAGAAGTATGACCAACTAATAAAGAAGAATAAGGCACAAATTTTCgaagaaagaattagaaaatcAGACAACAAGAGCAAGACAATGTGGACAATTTGCAAAGAAATCAGAGGACAGAATAATGCAGGGGAATGTGGGATGGAAGGAGTTCCACGTGAGATTGCACAAAAGTTCAATTACTTCTTCAATAATGTTGTTCCACAGGCGTGGGCACAGCCAGAATGTAAACTCAGGCAGAATGACAGATCTATGTACCTAAAACCAACCACCCCAACTgaaatattagaaatagggAAATCACTCAAAAATAAACATACCAGCGGTGTTGATGACATACCCACCAGCATAATTAAACTGGCTCTGCCTGAAATAAATGAAGTGCTAGCACACCTTATCAATCAGTCGTTCAAAGAAGGAGAATTCCCAGAACAACTCAAAATAGCAATTATAAAACCAGCATTAAAAAAAGGAGATCCTAAAGACATGGGGAACTACAGGCCTATTAGTAGGTATTCTCTcaagcttttcaaaaatatttgaattgataatgagctcaagaataacagaatttctGAACAGTTGTGACTTCTTCGCCAACACCCAGCACGGTTTCTTAAAGGGAAAATCCACACAGACAGCTATATTTGAACTAACAAAAAATATACTAGAACTGTTAGAGGGGGACAAATTGGCTCTGGCAATTTTTCTGGATATGTCAAAAGCATATGATTTAATAAATCAGGAACATCTGTTAAACAAAATTCAAGCCCATGGAATAAGAGGAATGGCATTCAAGTGGTTGAAATCATACCTGAGCAATAGAAAACAAAAAGTAAGAATTAACAAAGATGGAGAGAGTGCTGAATCGGAGGAAATGATAAATAATAGAGGTATAGCTCAGGGAAGTATCTTGGGACCCCTTCTTTTTCTTGTCTTCctcaatgatctagaagacataGTGAAGGAAGAGGAGGAAGAATCATTGTTGAACTATGCGGATGATACCAGTTTATTGATCGGAGCGAAAGAAAAGGATACTTTAATCAGATCGGGAACTAACTTCTTCAATAGGACACAAGAATGGTTAAAGAATAATGATCTCAAATTAAATGTGGAAAAGACGAACTTACTGATTTTCAGCACCAACAGAAATAAAGCAGCAGACCAACAAGCATAACATTGGAAAGTAAAGAAATTCCTGTAACAGATAACACAAAATTCCTGGGGATATTCATTGACTCTTTCCTGTCATTCAGGGCGCATGCAGAATATTTAGGACAAAAGTTGAGTCAGATTAATTTTACCATGAGAATATCTAAAAGATATATGAGTGAAAAAGCATTAAAAATTCTGTATCATGCAAATTTTGAATCTAGGCTGAGGTATGGTATAGTTTTCTGGGGTACTAACCAAAATTTGAAAGAGATGTTAATTTTACAGAAGAGAACTCTGAGAACAATATATAGTCTTAAGTTCAGGGAAACATGTAGAAATGTATTCAAACAAAATAATATGTTTACAGTGTATGGTTTATATATCTATGAATGTGCTTTATTTTTTCATAGGAACAAGGATTAATTTATAAGACACAACGCTAATCATGATTATAACACAAGAACACAAAATTTAAACTTCCCAATTCACAGATTAACTCTGAgtgaaaaacatcctgaataTA
Above is a window of Coccinella septempunctata chromosome 5, icCocSept1.1, whole genome shotgun sequence DNA encoding:
- the LOC123314069 gene encoding uncharacterized protein LOC123314069; the encoded protein is MWTICKEIRGQNNAGECGMEGVPREIAQKFNYFFNNVVPQAWAQPECKLRQNDRSMYLKPTTPTEILEIGKSLKNKHTSGVDDIPTSIIKLALPEINEVLAHLINQSFKEGEFPEQLKIAIIKPALKKGDPKDMGNYRPISRYSLKLFKNI